ATCAGGCTATGTAAACCGTCATTTCTTTGAATCATTATATGTTCGTGTTGCACCACAAATTCTGTTTGAATTCGCGACAGATGGTCCAGGATTTATGGGCGATGAACCTTATGAGACTTTAGGGGAAAAGTTATCTTTACCACCATTTTTAGAACCTAAACGTGATGAAATTGAAAAAAGTGTCCGTTCAATCGATACAGTTAGAAGTACAATTGATTTCAAAAAAGAATAAGTGAAAATCCCGCATAACAGATACATTGTTTCGCGGGATTTTTTTATGCATTTTGGATTTTTTTTCGTTCGAATCTTTCCACATAAGGCATGAAGAAGTTTATTACGAGGCCAGAAAACACAGCATAAATCAATGTTCCTATACCAATAGCGCCACTAAAAATAAAAGCAAAAATTACAAGTATGATACTTAATAAACCACGTGATATAAAGAGATTGAAACCCGTTAGCTTTCGAATGACGAGCATGGACCGATCCATTGGGTTCGGGGCAAAGTCTGCTTGTAGATTAATAGCGATTCCAAGACCGCCAACAATCATGCCAATTAACAAGACTAACAATTGAGTTAAAAATAACGCAGGGTTAACTATATCAGAAAGAATTAGTAGCCAAAAGTCTATACAGGCTCCCGTAATCAGAGAAGTAACTAATGCAAAGTATTCAGGTCTACGTTTTTCAGCCAGTGCGTTTGATAGTACCATAATAAGTCCTAAGACAATTTCCCAGCTTCCAACAGATAAACCAAACGTACGATGTAAGCCAACAAGAAGCGCATCAAATGGACCTGCTCCTAACGTTGATTGAATTGTACAGGCAATACCGAATGTTAGAATGAAAATACCTAATGAATAAAAAATAAAACGTTGTAAGACCATAGACACACCTCTCTTGTGTTCATATCGATTCGCAAGTCATTTCTTTATCTTAGGTGATTGGGCCTGTTATTTCAAGAAAAAAATCCCTCCTTTTATATTAAAGGGAAGGAATCATTTAGATAATATTTTTCACTTCGCGTGCCTGATTGTCTAACTTTTCAGCTGCTGATGAAATAGCTTTAAAAATTTCTGTAGCGACCTGCATTTGTTGTTGTGCATTCCCTACACTTTCCTCGACACTTGCTGTTCCTGCAGTAATAGTCTTCATTTCAGTTGTTATTGAGTCAATATTTTGGCGAATTTCAATGATTGATTCTTCCACACGTGATGACAATTTACGTACTTCCTGTGCAACAACGTTAAAACCTCGGCCATGTTCTCCAGCTCGTGCTGCTTCAATTGCTGCATTGAGTGCTAACAAATTGGTTTGTGATGCAATGCCTCGAATTGTCTGAACAATCCCTTGAATTGATTCTGTTTGTTTTTGTAGATTCCCTAATGTTTTATTATTATCCACATATACTTCAACAATTTTATCAATATTGGCTACAATTTCGTCACTACGTTCTATACCTGTTTCAGCCTGTACATTTAAGTTCTCTGCCATTGTTTGTAATTCTTGGACGACGGAGGTTACTGTATTCTGACGAGAGGTTATATCTGTTGCAACTTTAGAAACGCCTATCACATTGCCAGCTGAATCTACAACAGGCATATATGTTGCTTCTAGCCAAATACGATTCCCTTGTTTATCCATCCGTTCAATTTTATCTTGATAGCTTTTACCAGAGAAAAGATCGCTCCAAAACTTTTGATAATCATTACTATTGGCAAACTCCGGAAAGCATAGCTCTCTATGGTGCATATTAATCATTTCATTTTTTGTATATCCCATTGTTTTAGCGAAAATCTCATTAACGTAGGCGACACGTCTGTCTATATCAAAACGTATAATGGCGAAATTATTTTCTAAAGACTTTACAACTAATGTATCAATATTATCTGTTTGTTCTTCTATATTACTTGTTATCATGTAGGTTTCTTCCTCTTTTGGTAGATGTATTTTTAATTATATTACTATATACCCAATTATAATAAAATTAATCTTTAATTCGAGATTTATTTATAAAAATAATAATCCAATTTTTTCTTCCGTTCTATTGCCCGTTTTGCTATTCTAGGGGTAAGACAAGACGAAGAAAAGGAATGAAAAATATGCGCTCTTATTGGTTATGGCTTCTATTATTGTTTTCTGCGTGGTTCCTTGCAGCGAGTTTTCGCTTCCATCCAATTATCGAACACCCGCTTATCCTAATTGGAAGTGCATTGTTTTTTGCTCTTTATTTTTTAACAGCTTTAATGCAACAAAAACCAAACATACATATGCTAACATTAACGATAATCAGTTTAATTAGTATCGTTATGTTTTGGCCTACGAAGGATAATGAACTAGCTTTATTACCTTTACTTGTCTATGCCATTTTGGCAGGGAATGCGGTACATAGACTTCATGCTAGTCATGCAATTATTGTTAGTAGTCTTCTTTTCTTAGTTGCACTTTCACCCTATCTAAAGGGTTATCCAATTGAAGTACCAATTTATATTAGTTTCTCTACACTGTTACTTACTTTTGCTTTATGTGCATATTATCAAACTAAAAAGCAAGAAGCGTTAGTAAGTATACAACATGAAGTATTACGAACTGAGTTTCGAAAAGTAAAGAGACAACTTTTATCAAGTGAAAAATTCGCAAGGCAAGATGAGCGTGCACAAATTGCTAGAGATATGCATGATTCAGTTGGTCATAGGCTGACAGCTTTACTAATGCAGTTAGAAATTGCCCAAATGCAAGAGAAAGATAGGGAATCTAAAGAAAGATTGCTAGTGTTAAAGGATTTAGCGAAGGCGAGTTTAGCAGATACACGAAGTGCAGTAAAAACACTAAAAAATGAAGATATAGGTGGTTTATCAGCAATTATTAGTTTGATTCGGAAACTAGAAGCAGAAAGCCATGTACGGATTGAATTTTCGATTAAGCATGGTGCATTATCAGCACCTTTAACAAATGAACAATCGATCGTAATTTATCGGTCTGTACAAGAAGCCCTAACAAATATGATGCGTCATAGTCAAACGAAAGAGGCCACGATTATTTTTGATGTTCCAGCTAGTAAATTTTTTCGTTTTGAGATAACTAATCCTATATCTGAAAAGAAAACGATGCAGGAAGGTTTCGGTTTAACATCCATGCGAGAAAGAATCAACCAGGTTAATGGTACCCTTGAAATCCAACAATACAATGCACTATTTAGTGTCAAAGGAAGGATACCGTTAATGGAAGGGGAATTAGAGGCATGATTAGGGTATTGTTAGTGGAAGATCAGGCGATGGTACGTCAAGGACTTAAAATGATGATCGAAACAGCTGAGGATATACGTGTTACTGGTCAAGCGGTAAACGGAAAAGAAGCACTGGTATGTTGTGAAAAACATGGTTACGATATTGTGATTTTAGACATTCGTATGCCTGAAATGAACGGCATAGAAGCTGCTCGGATCATCCATTCACGTTGGCCTAATTGTAAGATATTGATCCTTACAACCTTTAATGATGAGAAATATGCATTAGAAGCATTAAGAAACGGTGCAAATGGCTATATGTTGAAGGATGCTGAACCGACTGATTTAATTCGAGCTATTCGGAGTTGTCTGGATGGTGGACTTGTATTACAAGACAATGTTGCAGCAAAAGTAATGCCGAATTTAATTAACCAAAATGAAGTGGAAAAGCTAGATCCGTCGATAACATCAAGAGAACTTACTATTATAGAGTTTATTGGAGCGGGCTTGAGCAATAAGGAAATTGCAATGCAGTTAAACTTATCTATCGGTACAGTAAAAAATAATATTACGATTGTGTTAGATAAATTAGCATTACGTGATCGAACACAAATCGCGATATATGCTATTCGCCATCACATTGTATAAACGAAAATGACTTAAGTCATGATAAAAGGGAAACGGAATGACTAAAGACAGTGGGAACACTGTCTTTTTCTCTGTATACTCTTCAATAGAATAACCGAAATATAGGAGGCTGAAGAAATGTTGGAAACAGAAATGCTCCAAAAAAAGTTTAAAGATAAAGTAGCCGTAGATGGTGTCAATTTATATATGGAGAAAGGCGAATCGGTAGGCTTATTAGGTCCAAACGGTGCTGGTAAGTCAACAACCATTTCAATGATTTCTTCTTTAATAAAACCTACTGCTGGTGATGTTCGATTACATGGCAAAAGTGTTGTTAAAAACCCTAATTCAATTCGGACCGTGCTAGGTGTTGTACCACAGGAAATAGCTTTATACGAAGAATTAACTGCATATGAAAACTTGAAATTCTTCGGACGGATATATGGACTTCGTGGTAAGGAACTTGAAGAAGCAATTCAACATGTTTTAGAAATAGTTGGATTAAAAGAACGTCACAAGGATTTAGTTAAAACATATTCTGGTGGAATGAAACGTCGTATTAATATTGCAGTTGCGCTTTTACATCAACCAGAGATTTTAATTATGGATGAACCAACTGTTGGAATTGATCCACAATCACGCAGTTATATTTTAGAAATGGTCAGGCAATTAAATAGAGAAAAGGGGATGACAGTATTATATACAAGTCATTATATGGAGGAAGTGGAGCGTCTTTGTGACCGTGTATATATCATGGATCATGGTCAAGTCATTGCTTCAGGTACAAAAGACGAATTAAAAAGTATTCTTTCAAATGAAGAGACTATAATGATCGAGATTAACCAACCTTCGCCTGAGCTTTATGATGCAATACAAGAAGATAAAAGAATTCAAAAAATAACTAAGACAGAAAAAGGATTTAAGCTAATTGTATCTAAAGGAAATAATATACTAGCAAGTATCTTTCATACTGCAGAGAAATACAGTGTCCAAATCATA
The nucleotide sequence above comes from Paraliobacillus zengyii. Encoded proteins:
- a CDS encoding YczE/YyaS/YitT family protein, with the translated sequence MVLQRFIFYSLGIFILTFGIACTIQSTLGAGPFDALLVGLHRTFGLSVGSWEIVLGLIMVLSNALAEKRRPEYFALVTSLITGACIDFWLLILSDIVNPALFLTQLLVLLIGMIVGGLGIAINLQADFAPNPMDRSMLVIRKLTGFNLFISRGLLSIILVIFAFIFSGAIGIGTLIYAVFSGLVINFFMPYVERFERKKIQNA
- a CDS encoding methyl-accepting chemotaxis protein, with the translated sequence MITSNIEEQTDNIDTLVVKSLENNFAIIRFDIDRRVAYVNEIFAKTMGYTKNEMINMHHRELCFPEFANSNDYQKFWSDLFSGKSYQDKIERMDKQGNRIWLEATYMPVVDSAGNVIGVSKVATDITSRQNTVTSVVQELQTMAENLNVQAETGIERSDEIVANIDKIVEVYVDNNKTLGNLQKQTESIQGIVQTIRGIASQTNLLALNAAIEAARAGEHGRGFNVVAQEVRKLSSRVEESIIEIRQNIDSITTEMKTITAGTASVEESVGNAQQQMQVATEIFKAISSAAEKLDNQAREVKNII
- a CDS encoding sensor histidine kinase; translation: MKNMRSYWLWLLLLFSAWFLAASFRFHPIIEHPLILIGSALFFALYFLTALMQQKPNIHMLTLTIISLISIVMFWPTKDNELALLPLLVYAILAGNAVHRLHASHAIIVSSLLFLVALSPYLKGYPIEVPIYISFSTLLLTFALCAYYQTKKQEALVSIQHEVLRTEFRKVKRQLLSSEKFARQDERAQIARDMHDSVGHRLTALLMQLEIAQMQEKDRESKERLLVLKDLAKASLADTRSAVKTLKNEDIGGLSAIISLIRKLEAESHVRIEFSIKHGALSAPLTNEQSIVIYRSVQEALTNMMRHSQTKEATIIFDVPASKFFRFEITNPISEKKTMQEGFGLTSMRERINQVNGTLEIQQYNALFSVKGRIPLMEGELEA
- a CDS encoding response regulator, whose protein sequence is MIRVLLVEDQAMVRQGLKMMIETAEDIRVTGQAVNGKEALVCCEKHGYDIVILDIRMPEMNGIEAARIIHSRWPNCKILILTTFNDEKYALEALRNGANGYMLKDAEPTDLIRAIRSCLDGGLVLQDNVAAKVMPNLINQNEVEKLDPSITSRELTIIEFIGAGLSNKEIAMQLNLSIGTVKNNITIVLDKLALRDRTQIAIYAIRHHIV
- a CDS encoding ABC transporter ATP-binding protein; its protein translation is MLQKKFKDKVAVDGVNLYMEKGESVGLLGPNGAGKSTTISMISSLIKPTAGDVRLHGKSVVKNPNSIRTVLGVVPQEIALYEELTAYENLKFFGRIYGLRGKELEEAIQHVLEIVGLKERHKDLVKTYSGGMKRRINIAVALLHQPEILIMDEPTVGIDPQSRSYILEMVRQLNREKGMTVLYTSHYMEEVERLCDRVYIMDHGQVIASGTKDELKSILSNEETIMIEINQPSPELYDAIQEDKRIQKITKTEKGFKLIVSKGNNILASIFHTAEKYSVQIINANVQTPTLEDVFLHLTGRKLRD